One genomic segment of Bradyrhizobium prioriisuperbiae includes these proteins:
- a CDS encoding carboxymuconolactone decarboxylase family protein, producing the protein MDDNQRRADGDAQRRKVLGNAWVDKSAAGRNAFNADFLDLITRYAWGEIWTRPQFDERTRRVLVIGTMIALAQWDEFRLHVRAALTEGGFTPDDIKEILLQQAIYCGVPAVNHATKEAAGVMKELGLL; encoded by the coding sequence ATGGATGACAATCAACGCCGAGCCGATGGCGACGCGCAGCGCCGCAAGGTGCTGGGCAATGCCTGGGTCGACAAATCGGCCGCCGGACGCAATGCGTTCAACGCCGACTTCCTCGACCTGATCACCCGCTATGCCTGGGGCGAGATCTGGACCCGACCGCAATTCGACGAACGCACCCGCCGCGTGCTGGTGATCGGCACCATGATCGCACTCGCCCAGTGGGACGAATTCCGCCTGCACGTGCGCGCGGCGCTGACCGAGGGCGGCTTTACGCCTGATGACATCAAGGAAATCCTGCTGCAGCAGGCGATCTATTGCGGCGTCCCCGCGGTCAATCACGCGACCAAGGAAGCCGCAGGGGTGATGAAGGAACTGGGGCTGCTCTGA
- the pcaD gene encoding 3-oxoadipate enol-lactonase, whose product MPMVDADGCRLNVTVEGRDSGPTLMLSNSLGTTLHMWDAQMPALTKLFRVVRYDRRGHGKSDIGTTPYSMERFGHDVLAILDDLNIQKTHWCGLSMGGMVGQWLGANAPDRFEKLILANTASYYPDPTNWDTRIKSLTEGGFPAIADGVMNAWFTADFREREPQTVEAMKAMLSATPREGYLACCQALRTLDLRAMLPTISNPTLVIAGRHDPATPLAAGEFIRSQIPGASLTILDAAHISSVEQQHAFTEAVVGFLTQR is encoded by the coding sequence ATGCCCATGGTCGATGCCGACGGTTGCCGGCTCAATGTCACGGTCGAAGGGCGCGACAGCGGCCCCACCTTGATGCTGTCGAACTCGCTGGGCACCACGCTGCACATGTGGGACGCGCAAATGCCGGCGCTGACAAAGCTGTTCCGCGTGGTGCGCTACGACCGCCGCGGCCATGGCAAGTCCGATATCGGCACCACACCCTATTCCATGGAGCGGTTCGGGCACGACGTGCTGGCGATCCTGGACGACCTCAACATCCAGAAGACGCACTGGTGCGGCCTGTCGATGGGCGGCATGGTCGGGCAATGGCTGGGCGCCAATGCGCCGGATCGCTTCGAGAAGCTGATCCTCGCCAACACCGCGAGTTATTATCCGGACCCGACCAACTGGGACACCCGCATCAAGTCGCTCACCGAAGGCGGGTTCCCCGCCATCGCCGATGGCGTGATGAACGCGTGGTTCACCGCCGACTTCCGCGAACGCGAGCCGCAGACGGTCGAGGCCATGAAGGCCATGCTGTCAGCAACGCCGCGAGAGGGTTATCTCGCCTGCTGCCAGGCCCTGCGCACCCTCGACCTGCGCGCGATGCTGCCGACGATTTCCAACCCGACTCTGGTGATCGCCGGCCGTCATGATCCGGCCACGCCGCTCGCCGCCGGTGAATTCATCCGCAGCCAGATTCCGGGCGCGAGCCTCACCATTCTCGACGCCGCCCACATCTCGAGTGTGGAGCAGCAGCATGCCTTCACTGAAGCGGTGGTCGGCTTTCTCACTCAACGCTGA
- a CDS encoding 3-carboxy-cis,cis-muconate cycloisomerase encodes MSTSLSPLLAPLLSSSAMRAACDDAAYLQHMLDFESALARAEAAVGVVPAAAVAPISDACKAERFDIAALAQAANRAGNLAIPLVKALTAAVGKADAEAARYVHWGATSQDVIDTATMLQLRAAIDALLPDLDRAIAGFAGLARQHRNTAMVARTWLQHALPMPFGLKLAEYAAALHRSRQRLKRLRAEALVLQFGGAAGTLAALGDKGLAVSEQLSHELGLPLPEAPWHTHRDRIAEAASVLAILSGSCGKIARDVSLMMQTDVAEAFEPAGEGRGGSSTLPHKRNPVAAAAALGAATMAPNLAATIFAAQVQDHERSAGPWHAEWPTLPTLELVTSGALAAIVDIAEGLDVDVARMRSNLDTTHGLIMAEAVSMALADSIGKSEAHHIIEAASRASIAGNTHLRDVLAADARVTAHLDAARLAQLFDPLAYQGASQTLIDRLLAALDN; translated from the coding sequence ATGAGCACCTCCCTGTCTCCTCTGCTCGCGCCACTGCTGTCGAGCTCCGCCATGCGGGCAGCCTGCGACGACGCAGCCTATCTGCAGCACATGCTCGACTTCGAGAGCGCGCTGGCGCGCGCGGAGGCCGCCGTCGGAGTCGTTCCCGCAGCCGCCGTGGCGCCGATCTCTGACGCCTGCAAGGCCGAGCGATTCGATATCGCAGCGCTGGCTCAGGCGGCAAACCGCGCCGGCAATCTCGCCATCCCGCTGGTCAAGGCGCTGACCGCGGCGGTCGGCAAAGCCGATGCCGAGGCCGCGCGTTATGTGCATTGGGGCGCCACCAGCCAGGACGTGATCGACACCGCGACCATGCTGCAACTGCGCGCCGCCATCGATGCGCTGCTGCCGGACCTAGACCGCGCGATCGCGGGCTTCGCAGGACTTGCCCGGCAGCACCGCAACACCGCCATGGTGGCGCGGACCTGGCTGCAGCACGCGCTGCCGATGCCGTTCGGGCTCAAGCTCGCCGAATACGCCGCCGCCCTGCACCGCTCGCGGCAACGGCTCAAGCGGCTGCGGGCCGAGGCGCTGGTGCTGCAATTCGGCGGCGCCGCCGGCACACTCGCCGCCCTCGGCGACAAAGGCCTTGCGGTGAGCGAACAGCTCAGCCACGAGCTCGGGTTACCGCTGCCGGAAGCTCCCTGGCACACCCATCGCGACCGCATTGCCGAGGCCGCCTCGGTGCTGGCGATCCTGAGCGGAAGCTGCGGCAAGATCGCGCGCGACGTGTCGCTGATGATGCAGACCGATGTGGCGGAAGCTTTCGAGCCCGCCGGCGAAGGGCGCGGCGGCTCCTCGACCCTGCCGCACAAACGCAATCCGGTGGCCGCGGCCGCGGCACTGGGCGCCGCCACCATGGCGCCCAATCTCGCCGCCACGATTTTCGCGGCCCAGGTTCAAGACCATGAACGCAGCGCCGGCCCCTGGCATGCGGAATGGCCGACATTGCCGACCCTGGAGCTGGTGACATCGGGCGCGCTCGCCGCGATTGTTGACATCGCCGAAGGGCTCGATGTGGATGTGGCGCGGATGCGCAGCAACCTCGACACCACCCATGGCCTGATCATGGCGGAAGCCGTGTCGATGGCGCTGGCCGACAGTATCGGCAAGAGCGAGGCGCATCACATCATCGAGGCGGCAAGCCGCGCGTCGATCGCCGGCAACACGCACCTGCGCGACGTGCTGGCCGCGGATGCCCGTGTCACCGCACATCTGGATGCGGCACGGCTGGCGCAACTGTTCGATCCCCTCGCCTACCAGGGCGCATCGCAAACCCTGATCGATCGGCTGCTCGCCGCACTCGACAACTGA
- a CDS encoding carbon monoxide dehydrogenase subunit G, with protein sequence MAMTMNGEVQLPASREVVWAKLNDPEVLKACIPGCEELERSAENEFRATAKMKVGPVSARFKGRVTLSDFDPPTSYKISGEGEGGVAGFAKGGATVNLQDKDGGTLLVYNVDAQIGGKLAQLGQRLINGSAKKLADEFFTKFADAVKASA encoded by the coding sequence ATGGCAATGACAATGAATGGGGAGGTCCAACTCCCTGCGTCGCGGGAAGTCGTCTGGGCCAAGCTCAACGACCCCGAGGTTCTGAAGGCCTGCATTCCCGGCTGTGAAGAGCTGGAAAGGTCTGCGGAGAACGAGTTTCGTGCCACTGCCAAAATGAAGGTCGGCCCGGTGTCGGCCCGCTTCAAGGGGCGTGTGACGCTCAGCGATTTCGATCCGCCCACCAGCTACAAGATCTCGGGCGAGGGCGAGGGCGGCGTGGCCGGTTTCGCCAAGGGCGGCGCCACCGTCAATCTGCAGGACAAGGATGGTGGCACCCTGCTGGTTTACAATGTGGATGCCCAGATCGGCGGCAAGCTGGCCCAGCTCGGGCAGCGCCTGATCAACGGATCGGCCAAGAAGCTAGCGGACGAATTTTTCACCAAATTCGCCGATGCGGTGAAGGCATCAGCCTAA
- a CDS encoding (2Fe-2S)-binding protein encodes MAKISLIVNGNPVTGNIDPRTLLVQFLRENLRLTGTHVGCDTSQCGACVVHVDGKAVKSCTTLAVMVDGQNITTIEGLAADGAPLHPMQEAFREHHGLQCGFCTPGMIMTAVDMVRRKGHDLDDHTIREELEGNLCRCTGYHNIVESIAAGAKAMSK; translated from the coding sequence GTGGCCAAGATTTCCCTTATTGTGAACGGCAATCCTGTGACGGGCAACATCGACCCGCGCACGCTGCTGGTTCAGTTCCTGCGCGAGAACCTGCGCCTGACCGGCACCCATGTCGGCTGCGACACCTCCCAGTGTGGCGCCTGTGTGGTCCATGTCGACGGCAAGGCCGTGAAGTCCTGCACCACGCTGGCGGTGATGGTTGACGGCCAGAACATCACCACGATCGAGGGGCTGGCCGCCGATGGCGCGCCGCTGCATCCGATGCAGGAAGCCTTCCGCGAGCACCATGGCCTGCAGTGCGGCTTCTGCACCCCGGGCATGATCATGACCGCGGTCGACATGGTCCGCCGCAAGGGCCACGACCTCGACGATCACACCATTCGCGAAGAGCTCGAAGGCAATCTGTGCCGCTGCACCGGTTACCACAATATCGTGGAGTCGATCGCCGCCGGCGCCAAGGCCATGTCTAAGTAA
- a CDS encoding xanthine dehydrogenase family protein subunit M, producing the protein MYEFKFHRPATVRQAANILAKNEDSKLVAGGHTLIPVMKQRLASPPHLVDLSKVDNLVGIEMKGRSLSIGAMTTHAEVANSPVVGEAIPALAELAGLIGDPAVRHRGTIGGSLANNDPTADYPAACLALGATIVTNKRRLKAEEFFQGLFTTSLEGDEIITRVLFPLAKKAAYIKFRNQASRYALVGVFVARRPSEVRVAVTGAGGDGVFRVTAFEEALQKRFAAKALDGLTVPADGLNSDIHGSAEYRAHLIGVLARRAVDAANAK; encoded by the coding sequence ATGTACGAATTCAAATTCCACCGCCCGGCGACTGTGCGCCAAGCTGCGAACATTCTCGCCAAGAACGAGGACTCCAAGCTGGTGGCGGGCGGTCACACCCTGATCCCGGTGATGAAGCAGCGGCTCGCAAGCCCGCCGCATCTGGTCGACCTGTCGAAGGTGGACAATCTTGTCGGCATCGAAATGAAGGGCCGCTCGCTCTCGATCGGCGCCATGACCACCCACGCCGAAGTCGCCAACTCCCCTGTTGTCGGCGAAGCCATCCCGGCACTCGCTGAACTCGCCGGCTTGATCGGCGACCCGGCGGTGCGCCATCGCGGCACCATCGGCGGCTCGCTCGCCAACAACGATCCGACCGCGGATTATCCGGCGGCGTGTCTGGCGCTCGGTGCCACCATCGTCACCAACAAGCGCCGCCTCAAGGCGGAAGAGTTCTTCCAGGGCTTGTTCACGACGTCGCTGGAAGGCGACGAGATCATCACCCGCGTGCTGTTCCCACTGGCGAAGAAGGCCGCTTATATCAAGTTTCGCAACCAGGCGTCGCGTTATGCCCTGGTCGGCGTGTTTGTCGCACGGCGTCCCTCGGAAGTGCGGGTCGCCGTCACCGGCGCCGGCGGCGATGGTGTGTTCCGCGTCACCGCCTTCGAAGAGGCGCTGCAGAAGCGCTTTGCCGCGAAGGCGCTGGACGGGCTGACGGTGCCGGCCGACGGCCTCAACAGCGACATCCACGGCAGTGCGGAGTATCGTGCGCACCTGATCGGCGTGCTCGCGCGCCGCGCCGTCGATGCGGCGAACGCCAAATAA
- a CDS encoding MoxR family ATPase: MNAPSALPGSVDATLALLTKQGYLAERALATVTFLSLRMGRPLFLEGEAGVGKTEIAKALSAALGRSLIRLQCYEGLDVASAVYEWNSAAQMIAIRLAEATGDTDRERLSHDIFAEQYMIKRPLLRALEPDAAGPPVLLIDELDRADEAFEAYLLEILSDFQVTIPEFGTVRAAQPPIVILTSNRTREIHDALKRRCLYHWVDYPSAERELAIVKSRVPGISAKLSEQVVGFVQALRDQDLFKVPGVAETIDWATALTQLDARTLTPQVVGDTLGALLKYQDDIARMQGDTLQKTIKEAVGDQAS, from the coding sequence ATGAATGCGCCGTCGGCACTGCCCGGTTCAGTCGATGCCACGCTTGCGCTGCTGACCAAGCAGGGCTATCTCGCCGAACGTGCGCTCGCGACGGTGACCTTTCTGTCGCTGCGCATGGGCCGGCCGCTGTTCCTCGAAGGTGAGGCCGGCGTCGGCAAGACCGAGATCGCCAAGGCGTTGTCCGCGGCGCTGGGGCGGTCGTTGATCCGGCTGCAGTGTTACGAGGGCCTCGACGTCGCGTCTGCCGTCTATGAGTGGAACAGCGCCGCGCAGATGATCGCGATCCGGCTGGCGGAAGCCACCGGCGACACCGATCGCGAGCGGCTGTCGCACGACATCTTCGCCGAACAATACATGATCAAGCGCCCGCTGCTGCGTGCGCTGGAGCCCGATGCCGCCGGGCCGCCGGTGCTCTTGATCGACGAGCTCGATCGCGCCGACGAAGCCTTCGAAGCCTATCTGCTGGAAATCCTCAGCGACTTCCAGGTCACGATCCCGGAGTTCGGCACCGTGCGCGCGGCGCAGCCGCCGATCGTGATCCTGACCTCGAACCGCACCCGTGAAATCCACGACGCGCTGAAGCGCCGCTGCCTCTATCACTGGGTCGACTATCCCTCGGCCGAGCGCGAACTGGCGATCGTCAAGTCGCGCGTGCCCGGCATATCCGCAAAACTGTCCGAACAGGTGGTGGGCTTCGTGCAGGCGCTGCGCGACCAGGATTTGTTCAAGGTGCCCGGCGTGGCCGAAACCATCGACTGGGCGACCGCACTGACGCAGCTCGATGCGCGCACGCTGACGCCGCAAGTGGTCGGCGACACGCTGGGCGCGCTGCTGAAGTACCAGGACGACATCGCGCGCATGCAGGGCGACACCCTGCAGAAGACCATCAAGGAAGCCGTCGGCGATCAGGCCTCCTGA
- a CDS encoding VWA domain-containing protein yields the protein MPDSTTAKGQIADNIVGFARALRAAGLPVGPGAVIDAVSALRLIDIGNRRDVFATLQSVFVTRHEHMLIFAQAFDLFFRIDDDWQHMLDSVPLPDQARKPPPPAARRVQEALSQRETMQSKDSVEQDVQLSVSDQEVLQKKDFAQMSAAEIAEVSRAIARMQLPQAELRTRRFLPDAKGQRLDLRRTLRGSLRTGGDIVKLHRLGRIDKPAPIVALLDISGSMSDYTRLFLQFLHAVTDARKRVSVFLFGTRLTNVTRSLRARDPDEALAACTAAVEDWSGGTRIATSLHSFNKLWGRRVLSQGAIVLLISDGLEREVDERLTFEMDRLHRSCRRLIWLNPLLRYEGFQAKAQGIKLMLPHVDEFRPVHNLKSIEGLISALSAPTEKGHRFSPKSAA from the coding sequence ATGCCCGACAGCACCACAGCGAAGGGACAGATTGCCGACAACATCGTCGGCTTCGCGCGTGCGTTGCGCGCCGCCGGCCTTCCGGTCGGGCCGGGCGCGGTGATCGATGCGGTCAGTGCGCTGCGCCTGATCGACATCGGCAACCGCAGGGATGTCTTCGCCACCCTGCAGTCGGTGTTTGTGACCCGGCACGAGCACATGCTGATCTTCGCCCAGGCATTCGATCTGTTTTTTCGGATCGACGACGACTGGCAGCACATGCTGGATTCGGTGCCGCTGCCGGACCAGGCCAGGAAGCCGCCACCGCCGGCCGCGCGCCGGGTGCAGGAAGCGCTGTCGCAGCGCGAGACCATGCAGTCGAAGGACAGCGTCGAGCAGGACGTGCAGCTCTCGGTGTCCGACCAGGAGGTGCTGCAGAAAAAGGATTTTGCGCAGATGAGCGCGGCGGAGATCGCCGAGGTGAGCCGCGCCATCGCCAGGATGCAGCTGCCGCAGGCCGAGCTGCGCACCCGCCGTTTCCTGCCGGACGCCAAGGGGCAGCGTCTCGATCTGCGCCGCACCCTGCGCGGCAGCCTGCGCACCGGCGGCGACATCGTGAAGCTGCATAGATTAGGCCGCATCGACAAGCCCGCGCCGATCGTGGCGCTGCTCGATATCTCGGGCTCGATGAGCGACTACACGCGGCTGTTCCTGCAGTTCCTGCATGCGGTCACCGACGCGCGCAAACGCGTCTCGGTGTTCCTGTTCGGCACCCGGCTGACCAATGTGACCCGCAGCCTGCGGGCGCGCGATCCGGACGAGGCGCTGGCCGCCTGTACGGCCGCGGTCGAAGACTGGTCCGGCGGCACCCGCATCGCCACTTCGCTGCACAGCTTCAACAAGCTGTGGGGCAGGCGTGTGCTGTCCCAGGGCGCGATCGTGCTGTTGATTTCCGACGGCCTGGAGCGCGAGGTCGATGAGCGCCTGACCTTCGAAATGGACCGGCTGCATCGGTCCTGCCGGCGGCTGATCTGGCTCAATCCGCTGCTGCGTTATGAGGGTTTCCAGGCCAAGGCGCAGGGCATCAAATTGATGTTGCCCCATGTTGACGAATTCCGTCCGGTGCACAATCTAAAGTCGATCGAAGGGCTGATATCGGCGCTCTCCGCGCCCACCGAAAAGGGCCACCGGTTCTCGCCGAAATCCGCAGCTTGA